The following DNA comes from Sinorhizobium mexicanum.
CCGCCTCGCGTTTCATCCGCTCGCCGGTCGCACGCGGCAGCATGCCGTATTCGGCCGTGACCCATCCCTTGCCGCCGTTGCGCAGCCATGCGGGGACCTTCTCCTCGAGGCTCGCGGTGCACAGCACATGCGTGTCGCCGAAGCGCACGAGGCAGGAACCTTCCGCATGCTTGGAAAAATTGCGCTCGAAGGAAACCTTGCGCATTTGGTCGGTTTTTCTGCCGGATGGCCGCATCGTCAACTCCTATTTTCTCTGCTGAGCCTTCTAGAGCATGGCGAACGCAAAGGGAACCGGCAGATATCGGCTGGGGGGATCGATTTTTCCCTTTTGCCATTGCCTGCGCGGGCCACTATATTTCCGCTGGATAGGAAAGACTGCTGCACGGAGTGACATGGTACTGCGCAATTCTGAAGCGAAGGAGATCGCGGCGGCGCTGGATGAGCGTTCCGGTGAAATCTTTCGCCGCATTGTGGAGACCTACCTGGAGAGCGGCGAGCCGCTCGGGTCTCGCAACCTTTCGAGGCTGCTGCCGATGTCGCTTTCGCCGGCTTCCGTGCGCAACGTGATGAGCGACCTCGAGCATCTCGGTCTCATCTATTCGCCCCATGTCAGCGCCGGCCGCCTTCCGACTCAAACGGGTCTGCGTTTCTTCGTCGACGCTTTCATGCAGGTCGGCAATCTTTCCGCGGAGGAGCGCGCCTCGATCGAACGCCAGGTCCGCCGGGGCGACCGGGACCAGCCGGTCGAGAGTCTGCTCACGGAGGCGAGCCAGATGCTTTCGGGCATGTCGCGCGGCGCTGGCCTCGTCATCACCACCAAGAGCGATCCGGTGCTGAAGCACGTCGAATTCATCCGGCTGGCGCCGACCAAGGCGTTGGCCGTTCTCGTCGGCGAACATGACCAGGTCGAAAACCGCATCATCGAGCTGCCGGCGGGCGTCACAAGCGCGCAACTGACCGAGGCCGCCAATTTCTTGAATGCCCATCTTGGCGGGCAAACCATCGCCGAGGTGCGCGCGCAACTGCAAAAGGTCAAGGCGACCGTACGCGGCGAACTCGATCTCCTGTCGCAGGACCTCGTCGAGCGAGGGCTTGCGATCTGGTCCGGCAGCGAGGGCGACGAAAAGCCGACGCGCCTTATCGTTCGCGGCCGTGCCAACCTGCTCGAGGGGCTGGAAGGGGCCGAGGATATCGACCGCGTTCGGATGCTTTTCGACGACCTCGAAAAGAAGGACAGCCTGATCGAACTGCTCGACCTCGCCGAGAGCGGCCCAGGGGTGCGCATCTTCATCGGATCGGAAAACAAGCTCTTTTCGCTCTCCGGCTCGTCGTTGATCGTCGCGCCTTATCGCGACAGCGATGACCGCATCGTCGGTGCCGTCGGCGTCATCGGCCCGACCCGGCTCAACTATTCGCGCATCGTCCCCATGGTCGATTACACCGCGCAGCTCATGTCGCGCCTGTCACGCTGAAGCGGCAATTACCGAGTAGCGGCATTCCGCCCTTGATTTTTCGCCCCCAAACCTCGATATCGGCTTCAAATCCAGACACCACCAGATCGAGCAACGCGACTTGCGCTTGCTTGGCGATGTCGAAGACAAAGTGAGATATTGCGGAGAACGTCATGACCGACGACACGAACAAACACGGACCTGAGGCGACTGCGGCAGAAGAACCTACAAACACCGCTGCGCCGGAGGCTGGGGAAGCGGTTGAGACTCCCGCGCACGCACCGGATCCGCTGGAGCTCGCCAAGGCGGAGAATGCGGACCTGCGCGACAAGTACCTGCGCCTGGCCGCCGAGATGGACAATCTGCGCCGTCGCACCGAGCGTGACGTCAAGGATGCCAAGGCCTATTCCGTCGCCGGTTTCGCGCGCGACATGCTGGCCGTGTCCGACAACCTGCGCCGCGCCCTCGATGCCATCCCGGCCGAAGCGAAGGAAGCCGGTGAAGCGGGTCTCAATGCCCTGATCGAAGGCGTGGAAATGACCGAGCGCTCGATGCTCGCGGCACTGGAGCGTCATGGTGTGAAGAAGCTCGAGCCGGTCGGTCAGAAATTCGACCCGAATTTCCATCAGGCAATGTTTGAAGTTCCGAACGCTGAGGTTCCGAACAACACGGTCGTCCAGGTCATCCAGGCGGGCTACGTCATCGGCGAGCGCGTGCTGCGCCCGGCCATGGTCGGCGTTTCCAAGGGTGGCCCGAAGGCTGCCGCGACTGAAAACGGGACGCCGTCGGCCTGACGCTGCCAACACGGCAAAGGGAAATTGAAACGCCACGCCTCTCTTCGGAGGCGTGGCGTTTCCTCATTTGGCCGACCCGCCAGAGCGGGATGAGGTAAAGTGTGGGCGGTTTTCCGCCCGCATCCCGCTCGACCTTATCAGAATCGACAAGCTCTAGGCAAAGAGCTGCCGGAGATGATCGTTGAGGAAGCGGCCTTCGGGATCGACCCGGGCGCGCAGCGCGCGAAAATCGCCGGCGCGCGGATAGAGCGCCGTTACGTCCTCGGCACCAAGGAAGTGCATTTTGCCCCAATGCGGTCGGGAGCCGTACTGGCGCAGGTTCGTGTCGACGTCCTTCAGGTACTCCCAGTAGTCGGTGCCGGGCTCGCCCGAGACCGACAGCGTGATCGAATCCTGCTGATAGAACGGGCTGATCCAGCCGGAATCGCCTGCCGTGAAGCGATATTCGATCGGATAGATGCAGGTCGGATGCTTTTCGAGCATTAGCTTTCGCACCGCCCGGACGGCATCCTTGCCGTGGGCGACCGGGACCGCGTATTCGAGTTCGTGGAAGTTGGGTATGTATTCGATCGGGTAGATTTCGGAGGAATAGGCGATTTTTTCGAACGTCTGCTCCATTGGCGGCCGGTCGGTGATGTCGATCACCTTCATCTCGCAGACATCGGAAGTCTTGCTGGTGGTCGAGACCGATGACGTGTCCGGCAGGCAATAGCAATGCCGGCTTTCGGGCACCGGGCACCAGAAGAAGCCGAAATGGCGGTGCTTGGCGGCAAGCTCGTCGTGCTGCTCCATGCACTCGTCGAAGTCGCAGCGCCAGAGTTTTTCATGCAGGTTGTAGGCGTCCATCGTCTGGAGGGTGATTTCGGAGATCACCCCGAGCATGCCGACGGAGACACGCGCGGCTTCCAGCAGGTCGGGCGTCGTCTCGTCGACGACGAGAACGCTGCCGTCGGGCTGGACGAGCCGCATGCCGACGATCTGCGATGCCATGTTGCCGAGTTTGGCGCCGGTGCCGTGCGTGCCTGTCGTCAGCGCGCCGGCAAGGGCCTGGCTGTCGATGTCGCCCTGGTTGATGAGTGAAAGCCCGCTCGATTTCAACACTTTGCCAAGCTGGTTGATCGTCGTCCCCGCCCTGACGGAGACCCGCTTGCCTGCCTGGTCGATGTTGACCACGCCTTGCATGCCGGAAAGGGTGAGCAGGAGCCCGCTCGTTGCGACCACAGGGGTGAACGAGTGGCCGGAACCGGCGCAGCGCACATTGAGCCCCTGGGCGGTTGCCTCCCGGACCATTTCAGCGAGCGCTGCTTCGCTCTCCGGCGCGCCCTTGTGGCGCACGATGCATGATTGGTTTCCGACCCAGTTGCGCCAGTGGCCGCCCGCCTGCAGCATTCCCGTCTCTCCCTCTTTCAGACTGCCGTGAAGCAATTGTCGACGAACAGATGCGTACCATTAACGAAGCTCGCCTCGTCGCTCGCGAGGAACAGCGCGGCGTTTGCAACCTCCATCGGGTCGCACATCCGCCCCTGTTGGGCGGCGATCGCCGCCTCGGACACGTCGACGCCGTATTTGCTCAGGCCCGCAATCTCGCGCTTGCCGTGGTCGGTCGCGATGAAGCCGGGGCAGACGGCATTGCAGCGGATGCCCCGGTCGCGGAATTCGACGGCGATCGCACGGGCGAACATGTGGCACGCGCCCTTGGTGGTGTCATAGAGCACCTCCATCGGCGTGGCCGCGACGGCGGAGATCGACGAGGTGCAGACGATGCTGCCGCCGCCCGCCTTGAGCATGCCGGGGAGAACCGCCTTGGTCATCAGGAACATGCTCTTGACGTTCACCGCCATCAACCGGTCCCACTCCTCCTCTTCCGTTTCGAGAAACGGGCCGACCGCAAGAATGCCGGCATGGTTGAAGAGCACGGTGATCGGACCAAAGGCGCTCTCGACGGCATCGACCGCGGCGGTGACCTCCGCGGACACGGATACATCGGCGGCGGCGAAGACGGCTTCGCCGCCCTCGGCACGAATGGCTGCCGCCACTTCTTGGCCCTTGCTCTTCGGCAGGTCGACGATGCCGACCTTGGCGCCTTCGCGGGCAAAGAGTTGTGACGCGGCCAGCCCGCATCCGCCGGCGCCACCGCTGATAAGGGCAATCTTGCCAGAAAGCCTGCCTGTCATCACGCCTCCCCTTTTCCGCCCGCCCGAGCCCGGCGCTGCAGGCGGGCCCATCATCGCATGTTTCGGGAATTATTGTTGACGAAGCGGGGGCTGTCGATATCCCATGGGGGATACGGGCGAGGGGGAACGCTTAGAGCGATGCTGGCAAGGGAATCGGCTGACATCTCCGCAATGATCAGGTTTATCGGAACGCCCGATTTCGGCGTGGCGCTTGACACCATGCTGCGCGCGGTCGCCGCTTTCGACCTGTCGGTCGTTTTCGCCTTTCCCTACGACGCGCGCCCAATCCTGCTGCACGACGGCTACACGCATGGGGTCTCGCCGCAAGCGTTACAGGCCTATCTTGGCGGCGCCTATCTGCTCGATCCGTTCTACGTCGCCTGCAACAACGGCCAGCCGGCAGGTCTGTGGCGGATGCGAGAGCTTGCGCCCGACCGGTTCTTCCGGTCGAACTTTTCGTCGTCGAGCGAGGTGCATCCCTGCGTGTCCATGGAGTCCGGATCATTGATCGAGGAGGTGGGCTTCGTCGTCCCGCTCGAAGACGGGATGCAGGCGACCTATTCGCTGATGCGCTGCCGCGATGGAGCGCCATTCAGTGATCAGGAACTGGAGCGGCTGAGGCTCTACGAGCCGATCGTGCGAGAAGCGATCCGGTCGAACTGGCGTCAAAGGGGCATGGCGATCGCAAGCGCGACAGGAGCCGGCTCCGACGCCATGGAGGGGGCCTTCGAGAGTCTTTGCGCCGACCGGCTCACCAGGCAGCAGCGTACGATCGTCCGGCTGATCCTGCGTGGCCACAGCAATGTCTCGATCGGGAAGACGATGAACATCGCCGAAGGCACGGTGCGGATCCACCGCAAGAACATCTATCGCCGCCTCGGCATTTCCGGCCAAGGCGCTTTGTTCCGGATTTTCATCGATCATTTGAACCGCCGTCAGCTGTATTGACGGCGGCCGTTCATGCCGCGTGCGAGGTCGTGTCGTCGTTGAGCAGCGTGTAGATCGCGCTGGCGGAATCACTCGCCCTGATCTTCGCGACCATGTCGTGATCGCGAAGCACGCGGGCAATGCGCGACAACGCCTTCAGGTGGTCGGCGCCGGCGCCCTCGGGCGCGAGCAGCAGAAAGACGAGGTCGACCGGCTGGTCGTCCAGCGCCTCGAAGTCGACGGGCGCGTCGAGCCGCGCGAAGATGCCGACGATCGAGGGAAGGTTGTTGAGCTTTCCGTGCGGAATGGCGATGCCGTTGCCGACGCCGGTGGAACCGAGCCGTTCCCGCTGCAGAATGACGTCGAAGATGTCACGCTCCGGAAGTCCGGTAAGTTTGGATGCTTTTGCCGCCAATTCCTGTAGGAGTTGTTTTTTCGAGTTGGCCCTCATGGCCGGGATAATTGCATTTTGATGCAGCAAACCTGCCAATGCCATTCTTTTGTCCTCGTTCGCCGGTTAGAGCCTGACAACATCATCACAAATGTGTCTTGGTGGCTCCAACCATCTTTATATCGGCGGTCACCATGCACAGAAAAGTCGGGCTTTTCCGGCTGTCCGCGTATCTGAGCGGCGGGGAATGCCGGCTTCCCCGACATTCCCCTGTCCTACTCATGCCTTGATATTGGCGGCGTCAATCCAGCCAATGTTTCCATCGTTACGCCGATAGACGATGTTGAGGTCGTCCTTGCCCGGGCTGCGGAACATCAGCACCGGTTCGTCCGTCATGTCGAGTGCCATGACGGCGCTCGCGACAGTCATTGTCCTCAACTGTTTCGTGCTTTCGGCAACGATGGTTGGTGCATAATCCTCCGGGACCTCTTCGTCCTCGTAGGGCACCGAGTCCATCACCGTGTAGGCCACTTCGGCGGCATTCGTCCCGTTGCCGTTGTGGTGGTCCTTGAGCTTACGCTTGTAGCGCCGGAGCCGCTTCTCGATCCGGTCCGAGGCCGCATCAAAGGCCGCCTGCGGCTCATTCGCCTGGCCATTCGCCTGCAAGACCACGCCCGTGTCGAGATGAAGTTTGCAGTCGGCGCTGAAACGCGATCCAGACTTTTCCACAGTGACCTGGCTTGAATATCCTCCATCGAAATATTTGGTAACCGCTTGGTCGATCTGCTCCCCGATGCGGGCGCGGAACGAATCGCCGATTTCCATCTGTTTGCCGGATACACGCACACTCATGGAGTTTCCTCTCTCGTTCGTGATTTGCGCGTCCAGTCTATTCCAAGCGCCTTCGTCATCCAAGCTTTTCACGCAACAGCGACGCATCCGCGCCGCGGTTCGGCCGCTCGGGAACCGCCGAAGTGGAGTAGGTCCTCGGCAATTGCGGCGCGCTCATATCGCTTGTGTCGCAGGGAGTCAATTGCGGGTCGCAAAAAATCCGCATTTGCGGTCAGAACGCGCGCCTGGGGCATCCCGCTTTCAAGTGGATCACCGAAAGCCGATGAGATGCTTTAGCATCAGGGTGCTAGAGCGTCCTTTGTGCGCTCATTTGAACGCACCGCGCTCTAGCTCTAGAAGCCGCCCGCCTTGGCAAGCGCTCGCTTTTCGCGGCGCCGCTGGACCGAGGAGGGGATATTCATCGCCTCGCGATATTTGGCCACGGTGCGTCGGGCTATGTCGACGCCTGCCTGCTTGAGAAGATCGACGATGTCGTCGTCGGAGAGCACCGCAGCTGCGCTTTCCTGCTGGATCATGGTGCGGATGCGGTGACGGACGGATTCCGCCGAGTGGGCGTCGCCGTTCTCGGCCGAGCCGATCGAGACGGTGAAGAAGTATTTCAGTTCGAAAAGCCCGCGCGGTGTCAGCATGTACTTGTTCGAGGTGACGCGGCTGACCGTCGATTCATGCATCTTGATCGCGTCAGCCACCATTCTGAGATTGAGCGGGCGGAGATGATCGACGCCGTTGACGAGGAAGCCATCCTGCTGGCGGACGATCTCGCTCGCCACCTTCATGATCGTGCGGGCCCGCTGGTCGAGACTGCGCGTCAGCCAGTTGGCGTTTTGCAGGCAATCACTGAGGAAGGCCTGGTCGGCGCTGTTCTTCCGGGTCCCGCGCGAAATCTCGGCAAAATAATCGTGGTTGACGAGAACCCGGGGCAGGGCGTCGGGATTGAGCTCGACCAGCCAGCTGCCATCGGATCCGGCACGCACGATAACGTCCGGAACGATCGCCTCCGTGACGCTCGTTTCGAAGCTGGTGCCGGGCTTCGGATCGAGCTTGCGGATTTCGGCGAGCATGTCGACGAGATCTTCCTCGTCGACACCGCAAATCTTCTTGAGGCTTGCGAAGTCGCGGCGTGCCAGGAGTTCGAGATTGTCGATCAACGCCTCCATCGCCGGATCGAGACGATCGCGTGCGCGCAACTGGATGGCAAGGCATTCGCTGAGCGTGCGTGCAAAGACGCCCGGGGGGTCGAATTGCTGCAGGCTGAGAAGCACGCGCATCACATCTTCGCCGGTCGCGCCGAGCCTGGCCGCCGTATCGGCGAGGTCTGCGTGCAGGTACCCCGCCTCGTCGAGCTGGTCGATGAGGTGCTGTGCGATAAGCCGGTCACCGGGGGCGGTCAATGCGAACGGGAGTTGTTCCAGGAGCGCGTCCCGCAAGGTTTTGCGGCTGGCGACGAAATCGTCGAGGTCGTATTCCTCGCTGCCGCCACCTTCGCCGCCGCCGGGCATCGACTTCCATTGACCAAGCAGCTCCGGTGCATCGGGGCGTTGCGGTGGCGTGTCGTCCGGGAAGACATTGGCGAAATCGGCGTCGAGCTGTTCACTGAGCCTCTCGCCCGGGCTTGATGTCGCACTGTCGTAAAGGTCACCCGGGCCGACAACCTCATCCGCCGCGCCAGAAGTGGGCGCCGGATCCTCTTGCGTGGAGCGGTCCTGGGTCGTGATCGCCTCGTCGCCTGTTTGAAATTCGAGCAGCGGGTTTTTTTCGACTTCCTGGGCTATGAACTGATTGAGTTCCAGATGCGTCATCTGAAGCAGCTGGATCGACTGCATCAGCTGCGGCGTCATCACCAGCGACTGAGACTGGCGCAGATATAGGCTGGCGGACAAAGCCATGCTGACGCGTAACCCCCGTCACGATCTCCGAAGGCCGTGTCCGCAGGTGGTCCTCGACAGGCCTTTCATTGCTGCATGGTTGCTTAAATCCTAGCCGATTTAAGGACAAAACCATGCAGCACCTCAAAGTGCGACAGCGTCGTTTGCGCGTCTGATAAGACGCGCGGCGCTGTAGTTGGCCCAAAAATTGCTTATCAAGGAGTTTTGGTCAAGCGCAGTTGCGGGCGGAAGCAGCGGATTCGCCCGCAATGTTGCCTACAGGCTGAAATTATCGCCGAGATAGAGGCGGCGGACATCCGGATTGGTGACGATGTCGTTGGCGCGGCCGTGCGTCAGAACCTCTCCGGCATGGATGATATA
Coding sequences within:
- the hrcA gene encoding heat-inducible transcriptional repressor HrcA translates to MVLRNSEAKEIAAALDERSGEIFRRIVETYLESGEPLGSRNLSRLLPMSLSPASVRNVMSDLEHLGLIYSPHVSAGRLPTQTGLRFFVDAFMQVGNLSAEERASIERQVRRGDRDQPVESLLTEASQMLSGMSRGAGLVITTKSDPVLKHVEFIRLAPTKALAVLVGEHDQVENRIIELPAGVTSAQLTEAANFLNAHLGGQTIAEVRAQLQKVKATVRGELDLLSQDLVERGLAIWSGSEGDEKPTRLIVRGRANLLEGLEGAEDIDRVRMLFDDLEKKDSLIELLDLAESGPGVRIFIGSENKLFSLSGSSLIVAPYRDSDDRIVGAVGVIGPTRLNYSRIVPMVDYTAQLMSRLSR
- the grpE gene encoding nucleotide exchange factor GrpE, whose translation is MTDDTNKHGPEATAAEEPTNTAAPEAGEAVETPAHAPDPLELAKAENADLRDKYLRLAAEMDNLRRRTERDVKDAKAYSVAGFARDMLAVSDNLRRALDAIPAEAKEAGEAGLNALIEGVEMTERSMLAALERHGVKKLEPVGQKFDPNFHQAMFEVPNAEVPNNTVVQVIQAGYVIGERVLRPAMVGVSKGGPKAAATENGTPSA
- a CDS encoding D-arabinono-1,4-lactone oxidase, producing the protein MLQAGGHWRNWVGNQSCIVRHKGAPESEAALAEMVREATAQGLNVRCAGSGHSFTPVVATSGLLLTLSGMQGVVNIDQAGKRVSVRAGTTINQLGKVLKSSGLSLINQGDIDSQALAGALTTGTHGTGAKLGNMASQIVGMRLVQPDGSVLVVDETTPDLLEAARVSVGMLGVISEITLQTMDAYNLHEKLWRCDFDECMEQHDELAAKHRHFGFFWCPVPESRHCYCLPDTSSVSTTSKTSDVCEMKVIDITDRPPMEQTFEKIAYSSEIYPIEYIPNFHELEYAVPVAHGKDAVRAVRKLMLEKHPTCIYPIEYRFTAGDSGWISPFYQQDSITLSVSGEPGTDYWEYLKDVDTNLRQYGSRPHWGKMHFLGAEDVTALYPRAGDFRALRARVDPEGRFLNDHLRQLFA
- a CDS encoding SDR family NAD(P)-dependent oxidoreductase, whose amino-acid sequence is MTGRLSGKIALISGGAGGCGLAASQLFAREGAKVGIVDLPKSKGQEVAAAIRAEGGEAVFAAADVSVSAEVTAAVDAVESAFGPITVLFNHAGILAVGPFLETEEEEWDRLMAVNVKSMFLMTKAVLPGMLKAGGGSIVCTSSISAVAATPMEVLYDTTKGACHMFARAIAVEFRDRGIRCNAVCPGFIATDHGKREIAGLSKYGVDVSEAAIAAQQGRMCDPMEVANAALFLASDEASFVNGTHLFVDNCFTAV
- a CDS encoding helix-turn-helix domain-containing protein; amino-acid sequence: MIRFIGTPDFGVALDTMLRAVAAFDLSVVFAFPYDARPILLHDGYTHGVSPQALQAYLGGAYLLDPFYVACNNGQPAGLWRMRELAPDRFFRSNFSSSSEVHPCVSMESGSLIEEVGFVVPLEDGMQATYSLMRCRDGAPFSDQELERLRLYEPIVREAIRSNWRQRGMAIASATGAGSDAMEGAFESLCADRLTRQQRTIVRLILRGHSNVSIGKTMNIAEGTVRIHRKNIYRRLGISGQGALFRIFIDHLNRRQLY
- the ptsN gene encoding PTS IIA-like nitrogen regulatory protein PtsN; this encodes MALAGLLHQNAIIPAMRANSKKQLLQELAAKASKLTGLPERDIFDVILQRERLGSTGVGNGIAIPHGKLNNLPSIVGIFARLDAPVDFEALDDQPVDLVFLLLAPEGAGADHLKALSRIARVLRDHDMVAKIRASDSASAIYTLLNDDTTSHAA
- the hpf gene encoding ribosome hibernation-promoting factor, HPF/YfiA family; its protein translation is MSVRVSGKQMEIGDSFRARIGEQIDQAVTKYFDGGYSSQVTVEKSGSRFSADCKLHLDTGVVLQANGQANEPQAAFDAASDRIEKRLRRYKRKLKDHHNGNGTNAAEVAYTVMDSVPYEDEEVPEDYAPTIVAESTKQLRTMTVASAVMALDMTDEPVLMFRSPGKDDLNIVYRRNDGNIGWIDAANIKA
- the rpoN gene encoding RNA polymerase factor sigma-54, which produces MALSASLYLRQSQSLVMTPQLMQSIQLLQMTHLELNQFIAQEVEKNPLLEFQTGDEAITTQDRSTQEDPAPTSGAADEVVGPGDLYDSATSSPGERLSEQLDADFANVFPDDTPPQRPDAPELLGQWKSMPGGGEGGGSEEYDLDDFVASRKTLRDALLEQLPFALTAPGDRLIAQHLIDQLDEAGYLHADLADTAARLGATGEDVMRVLLSLQQFDPPGVFARTLSECLAIQLRARDRLDPAMEALIDNLELLARRDFASLKKICGVDEEDLVDMLAEIRKLDPKPGTSFETSVTEAIVPDVIVRAGSDGSWLVELNPDALPRVLVNHDYFAEISRGTRKNSADQAFLSDCLQNANWLTRSLDQRARTIMKVASEIVRQQDGFLVNGVDHLRPLNLRMVADAIKMHESTVSRVTSNKYMLTPRGLFELKYFFTVSIGSAENGDAHSAESVRHRIRTMIQQESAAAVLSDDDIVDLLKQAGVDIARRTVAKYREAMNIPSSVQRRREKRALAKAGGF